The proteins below are encoded in one region of Aeromonas veronii:
- a CDS encoding YkgJ family cysteine cluster protein, producing MECRQGCGACCIAPSISSAIPGMPQGKPAGVPCIQLDASLGCKIFGQPERPAVCSGFRPMQDVCGTHRQEAIWLIGELERLTA from the coding sequence ATGGAATGTCGTCAGGGTTGCGGCGCCTGCTGCATCGCCCCCAGCATCAGCAGCGCCATTCCCGGCATGCCCCAGGGCAAACCGGCAGGCGTCCCCTGTATCCAGCTCGATGCCAGCCTGGGCTGCAAGATCTTCGGCCAGCCCGAGCGTCCGGCGGTGTGCAGCGGCTTTCGCCCCATGCAGGATGTGTGCGGCACTCATCGTCAGGAGGCCATCTGGCTCATCGGTGAGCTGGAGCGGCTGACCGCCTGA
- the dapF gene encoding diaminopimelate epimerase, whose protein sequence is MLIDFSKMHGLGNDFMVVDGVTQKVFFSNDVIKKLADRHFGIGFDQLLLVEPPYDPELDFHYRIFNADGSEVEQCGNGARCFARFVRLKGLVNRDKIAVSTARGRITLQLEGENQVTVNMGVPQFEPGKVPFRAQKAEKTYLLRAQEHTVMCGVVSMGNPHCVIEVPSVEEAPVLTLGPIMERHERFPERVNVGFMEMVNASEIKLRVFERGVGETLACGTGACAAVVIGISQGKLKERVTVTLPGGKLTIAWKGPGQPVYMTGPAEHVFDGQIEL, encoded by the coding sequence ATGTTGATAGATTTTTCCAAGATGCATGGGCTGGGGAATGACTTCATGGTGGTGGACGGCGTCACCCAGAAGGTGTTCTTCAGCAACGACGTCATCAAGAAGCTGGCGGATCGCCATTTCGGGATCGGCTTCGATCAGCTGTTGCTGGTGGAGCCTCCCTATGATCCCGAGCTCGATTTTCACTACCGGATCTTCAATGCCGATGGCAGCGAGGTGGAGCAGTGCGGCAACGGTGCCCGCTGTTTCGCCCGCTTCGTGCGCCTGAAGGGGCTGGTCAACCGGGACAAGATCGCGGTCAGCACCGCCCGTGGCCGCATCACCCTGCAGCTGGAGGGGGAGAACCAGGTCACGGTCAACATGGGGGTGCCCCAGTTTGAACCGGGCAAGGTGCCGTTCCGGGCCCAGAAGGCAGAAAAAACCTACCTGCTGCGCGCGCAGGAGCATACTGTGATGTGCGGCGTGGTCTCCATGGGCAACCCCCATTGCGTCATCGAGGTGCCCTCGGTGGAGGAGGCCCCCGTGCTGACCCTGGGTCCCATCATGGAGCGTCACGAGCGTTTCCCCGAGCGGGTCAACGTCGGCTTCATGGAGATGGTCAACGCCAGCGAAATCAAGCTGCGGGTGTTCGAGCGCGGGGTGGGGGAGACCCTGGCCTGCGGCACCGGTGCCTGCGCCGCCGTGGTGATCGGCATCAGTCAGGGCAAGCTCAAGGAGCGGGTCACCGTCACCCTGCCGGGGGGCAAGCTGACCATCGCCTGGAAGGGGCCGGGTCAGCCGGTCTACATGACGGGGCCGGCCGAGCATGTGTTTGATGGTCAGATAGAGTTGTAG
- the hemC gene encoding hydroxymethylbilane synthase, translated as MAARTLRIATRKSPLALWQANFVKDSLEALYPDLDVELVPMSTQGDKILDTPLAKVGGKGLFVKELETAMLEGRADIAVHSMKDVPVEFPEGLGLHTICEREDPRDAFVSNRFTQIDELPQGAVVGTSSLRRQCQLRAARPDLVIRDLRGNVNTRLAKLDAGEYDAIILAAAGLKRLEMAHRITAFIEPEQSLPANGQGAVGIECRLDDHELHALLAPLEHGETRVRVLTERAMNRALQGGCQVPIGAYALVQGEEVWLRGLVGSPDGSRIIRDEIRGPVADAERLGETLAQRLLADGADVILAEVYHP; from the coding sequence ATGGCAGCCCGAACTCTGAGAATCGCCACTCGCAAGAGCCCATTGGCCCTGTGGCAGGCCAACTTCGTGAAAGACAGCCTCGAAGCGCTCTATCCCGATCTGGACGTCGAACTGGTGCCCATGAGCACTCAGGGGGACAAGATCCTGGATACGCCGCTCGCCAAGGTGGGCGGCAAGGGGCTGTTCGTCAAGGAGCTGGAGACTGCCATGCTGGAGGGGCGCGCCGATATCGCGGTTCACTCCATGAAAGACGTGCCGGTGGAGTTCCCCGAGGGGCTCGGCCTGCACACCATCTGCGAGCGGGAAGACCCGCGCGATGCCTTCGTCTCCAACCGTTTCACGCAGATTGACGAGCTGCCCCAGGGCGCCGTGGTCGGCACCTCCAGCCTGCGCCGCCAATGTCAGTTGCGGGCCGCCCGCCCGGATCTGGTCATCCGCGACCTGCGTGGCAACGTCAACACCCGTCTTGCCAAGCTCGATGCCGGTGAGTACGACGCCATCATTCTCGCCGCTGCCGGTCTGAAACGGCTGGAAATGGCGCATCGCATCACCGCCTTCATCGAACCGGAACAGAGCCTGCCCGCCAACGGCCAGGGCGCCGTCGGCATCGAATGCCGGCTGGATGATCATGAATTGCACGCCCTGCTGGCGCCGCTCGAACACGGCGAGACCCGGGTGCGGGTGCTCACCGAGCGCGCCATGAACCGGGCCCTGCAAGGGGGCTGTCAGGTTCCTATCGGTGCCTATGCCCTGGTGCAGGGAGAGGAAGTCTGGCTGCGTGGCCTAGTGGGCAGCCCGGATGGCAGCCGCATCATCCGCGACGAGATCCGCGGCCCTGTCGCGGATGCGGAGCGGCTCGGGGAGACCCTGGCCCAACGCCTGCTGGCCGATGGCGCCGACGTCATCCTGGCCGAGGTGTATCACCCATGA
- a CDS encoding heme biosynthesis HemY N-terminal domain-containing protein, protein MIRLIVIVAVMVAGLIFGPQASGNKGYVLISLGNYTVESSVTSAVILAVLFYGALLIVEWLLTRVFGLRRKTQGWFGSRRRRKANLQTVNATLAMAEGHYNQAEKLLIKGADNSDTPLLNYLSAAKVAQARGDDISRDHYLQKAQEENPKAELALTLIQTQLQIEQGQYDSALGRLESVYALNPRHPMVLDQLRQVYLARQDWAALIELAPALRKVGKLTPQQEEELLQQAWCGRLEAAGDALDSLRPVWQELPRKLRQDPALLIRYGDRLRRLGADSEAADLWLEALRKQPAPELFARLPKLKLNDYQPMLTQLQKMQDQPGAEAALAQVYLLAGQLDEAQRLLEQEVAKAPSPALCHALGQLMDKRRLTNKANEYYRQALELAGI, encoded by the coding sequence ATGATTCGTCTGATCGTCATCGTCGCCGTCATGGTGGCGGGCCTCATCTTCGGCCCGCAAGCCTCCGGCAACAAGGGCTATGTGCTCATCTCCCTTGGCAACTACACGGTAGAATCCTCGGTCACCAGCGCCGTCATCCTGGCGGTGCTGTTCTACGGCGCCCTGCTCATCGTCGAGTGGCTGCTGACCCGGGTATTCGGCCTGCGCCGCAAAACCCAGGGCTGGTTCGGTTCCCGTCGCCGCCGCAAGGCAAACCTGCAAACCGTCAACGCCACCCTGGCCATGGCCGAAGGGCACTACAACCAGGCCGAGAAGCTCTTGATCAAGGGGGCTGACAACAGCGACACCCCGCTGCTGAACTACCTGAGCGCCGCCAAGGTCGCCCAGGCGCGCGGCGATGACATCAGCCGGGATCACTACCTGCAAAAAGCGCAGGAGGAGAACCCCAAGGCCGAGCTGGCGCTGACCCTGATCCAGACCCAGTTGCAGATAGAGCAGGGCCAATACGACAGCGCCCTCGGCCGCCTCGAATCCGTCTATGCCCTCAATCCCCGCCACCCCATGGTGCTGGACCAACTGCGTCAGGTCTATCTGGCTCGCCAGGACTGGGCCGCACTCATCGAACTGGCCCCCGCCCTGCGCAAGGTCGGCAAGCTGACCCCCCAGCAGGAAGAGGAACTGTTGCAACAGGCCTGGTGTGGCCGGCTTGAAGCCGCCGGGGACGCCCTCGACAGCCTGCGCCCGGTCTGGCAGGAACTGCCGCGCAAGCTGCGCCAGGATCCCGCCCTGCTCATCCGCTACGGGGATCGCCTGCGCCGGCTCGGTGCCGACAGCGAGGCGGCCGATCTCTGGCTGGAGGCGCTGCGCAAGCAACCCGCCCCCGAGCTGTTCGCCCGTCTGCCCAAGCTGAAGCTCAATGACTACCAGCCCATGCTGACCCAGCTCCAGAAGATGCAGGATCAACCGGGCGCCGAAGCGGCACTGGCCCAGGTCTATCTGCTGGCGGGCCAGCTGGATGAGGCCCAGCGTTTGCTGGAGCAGGAAGTGGCCAAGGCGCCGAGCCCTGCCCTCTGCCACGCCCTCGGCCAGCTGATGGACAAGCGCCGCCTCACCAACAAGGCCAACGAATACTATCGTCAGGCCCTGGAGCTGGCCGGGATCTGA
- the cyaY gene encoding iron donor protein CyaY — MKDHEYHALTDAFFQYVEDVIDEGYPDIDCERAGGVLTLSFENKTKVIINKQEPLHQIWVATRENGFHFELRGESWIDNRFGDELKTLLTRACTTQAGEPVRFP; from the coding sequence ATGAAGGATCACGAGTATCACGCCCTGACAGACGCCTTTTTCCAGTACGTGGAGGACGTCATCGACGAGGGGTATCCGGATATCGACTGTGAACGGGCCGGCGGCGTGCTGACCTTGAGCTTCGAGAACAAGACCAAGGTCATCATCAACAAGCAGGAGCCCCTGCACCAGATCTGGGTCGCTACCCGGGAGAACGGCTTCCACTTCGAGCTGCGCGGGGAGAGCTGGATAGACAACCGCTTCGGCGACGAGCTCAAGACTCTGCTGACCCGGGCCTGCACCACCCAGGCGGGCGAGCCGGTGCGCTTCCCATGA
- a CDS encoding class I adenylate cyclase: MLVKLDTLVARYDEINRLKTQRALDLMSRYGQQVFQLLPVMLHFNHPLLPGYVAGDVPHGIWSFVANEAQQAFIQDLCQNANCQGGLSTHDKSIQGLYSMGSTSSIGQCCHSDLDIWVCHVAGLSQERLALLEQKCQLLSKWAEQRGVDLNFFLIPEDKFRQRNDAQMQGESCGSAQHLLLLDEFYRSAMLIAGKRLLWYLVPAEYDDHYDDYVNGLFAHGKLSQDDWLDLGGFNRIPAEEYFGSALWQLYKGIDSPYKAVLKSLLMEAYSHEYPNTRLLSVTSRDWFQHNEGMHYRLDNYCLMLDKVTNYLKSIGDMQRLDLVRRCFYLKVCDGLSHPKEEHSPSWRRELMAQLVSYWGWGPERLHHLDHREEWKVEEVKVAYAELLEALMQSYRNLIQFARRNNISESINPEDIGILSRKLYAAFESLPGKVQRINLKIAPDLSEPDLSLVQVPHGRLNRAGWYLYKHSLEPVDIIGRAPLEYNGYISKLVAWAYFNGLMTPQSRVHLFNQGSDLHIDNLHQFCRDLSGTFPVKYPRATNLALSRPCEIHQLSIFLNLETDPSSHWVGQVIEFDANAADVFSFGRNQECLVGSVDLVYRNSWSEIRTLHFQGEEAVVDALTTILGKMHQDAAAPEMIEVFCYSQHFRSLVRSRFQQLLAECIELRLARDKQQLVKTLALGREKYGIFFERRGVSVKKLENAIDFYRHISHNKLDHLPLRLDRSHSQHLPGIVDAYASEGLVQFFFDTRNAGTNIYILDEANRVEIYQHFAGNKDELVQGVNRFYTSGKERAGDAGQFSNFNLPQYYEIVQQGDELEVIPYRSQNPQRDNPGPAREVG; the protein is encoded by the coding sequence TTGCTGGTAAAACTCGACACGCTGGTGGCGCGCTACGACGAGATCAATCGTCTCAAGACGCAACGGGCGCTGGATCTCATGAGTCGCTATGGGCAGCAGGTGTTTCAGTTGCTGCCTGTCATGCTGCACTTCAATCACCCTCTCTTGCCCGGTTATGTGGCAGGTGATGTGCCCCATGGCATCTGGAGCTTCGTGGCCAACGAGGCTCAGCAAGCCTTCATCCAGGATCTGTGTCAGAACGCGAATTGTCAGGGAGGCCTCAGCACCCACGACAAGTCGATCCAGGGTCTTTATTCCATGGGCAGCACCTCCTCCATCGGCCAGTGCTGCCATTCGGATCTCGATATCTGGGTCTGCCACGTGGCGGGCCTCTCCCAGGAACGGCTGGCGCTGCTGGAGCAGAAGTGCCAACTCCTCTCCAAGTGGGCCGAGCAGCGGGGGGTCGATCTCAACTTCTTCCTGATCCCCGAAGACAAGTTCCGCCAGCGCAACGATGCCCAGATGCAGGGGGAGAGCTGCGGCAGCGCCCAGCACCTGCTGCTGCTCGACGAGTTCTATCGCAGCGCCATGCTCATCGCCGGCAAGCGCCTGCTCTGGTACCTGGTGCCCGCTGAGTATGACGATCATTACGACGACTATGTGAACGGCCTGTTTGCCCACGGCAAGCTGAGCCAGGACGACTGGCTGGATCTCGGTGGTTTCAACCGCATTCCCGCCGAGGAGTACTTCGGTTCCGCCCTCTGGCAGCTCTACAAGGGGATCGACTCCCCCTACAAGGCGGTGCTCAAGTCCCTGTTGATGGAAGCCTACTCCCACGAGTATCCCAACACCCGTCTGCTGTCGGTGACCAGTCGCGACTGGTTCCAGCACAACGAGGGGATGCACTATCGGCTCGACAACTACTGCCTGATGCTGGACAAGGTGACCAACTACCTCAAGTCCATCGGCGACATGCAGCGCCTCGATCTGGTGCGCCGCTGCTTCTACCTCAAAGTATGTGACGGCCTGAGCCATCCCAAAGAGGAGCACAGCCCGAGCTGGCGTCGCGAGTTGATGGCCCAGCTGGTTTCCTACTGGGGCTGGGGCCCGGAGCGCCTGCACCACCTGGATCACCGGGAGGAGTGGAAGGTCGAAGAGGTCAAGGTGGCCTATGCCGAGTTGCTGGAAGCCCTGATGCAGAGCTACCGCAACCTCATCCAGTTCGCCCGTCGCAACAACATCAGCGAGTCCATCAACCCGGAAGACATCGGCATACTGTCGCGCAAGCTCTATGCCGCCTTCGAGAGCCTGCCGGGCAAGGTTCAGCGCATCAACCTCAAGATAGCGCCGGACTTGAGCGAGCCGGATCTCAGCCTGGTGCAGGTGCCCCACGGTCGCCTCAACCGCGCCGGCTGGTATCTCTACAAGCACTCTCTGGAGCCGGTGGACATCATCGGCCGGGCGCCGCTCGAATATAACGGCTACATCAGCAAGCTGGTGGCCTGGGCCTACTTCAATGGCCTGATGACGCCCCAGTCCCGGGTGCACCTGTTCAATCAGGGCTCGGATCTGCACATCGACAACCTGCACCAGTTCTGCCGCGATCTCTCCGGCACCTTCCCGGTCAAGTATCCCCGTGCCACCAACCTGGCCCTGAGCCGTCCCTGCGAGATCCACCAGCTCTCCATCTTCCTCAATCTGGAGACGGATCCGTCCAGCCACTGGGTGGGGCAGGTGATCGAGTTCGACGCCAACGCCGCCGACGTCTTCTCCTTCGGTCGCAACCAGGAGTGCCTGGTGGGCTCGGTGGATCTGGTCTATCGCAACTCCTGGAGCGAGATCCGTACCCTGCACTTCCAGGGAGAAGAGGCGGTGGTGGATGCCCTCACCACCATACTCGGCAAGATGCATCAGGATGCCGCCGCGCCGGAGATGATAGAGGTGTTCTGCTACAGCCAGCACTTCCGCTCCCTGGTGCGCTCCCGCTTCCAGCAACTGCTGGCCGAGTGCATCGAGTTGCGCCTCGCCCGGGACAAACAGCAGCTGGTCAAGACGCTGGCCCTCGGGCGCGAGAAGTACGGCATCTTCTTCGAGCGGCGCGGGGTGTCGGTCAAGAAGCTGGAAAACGCCATCGACTTCTACCGCCACATCTCTCACAACAAGCTGGATCACCTGCCGCTGCGTCTGGACAGGAGCCATAGCCAGCACCTGCCCGGCATCGTCGATGCCTACGCCAGCGAGGGGCTGGTGCAGTTCTTCTTCGATACCCGCAATGCGGGCACCAACATCTATATCCTGGACGAGGCCAACCGGGTGGAGATCTACCAGCACTTCGCCGGCAACAAGGATGAACTGGTACAGGGGGTGAACCGCTTCTACACCTCGGGCAAGGAGCGTGCGGGGGATGCCGGCCAGTTCAGCAACTTCAACCTGCCCCAGTACTACGAAATCGTGCAACAGGGTGATGAGTTGGAGGTGATCCCCTACCGCAGCCAGAATCCACAGCGAGATAATCCAGGGCCTGCCCGCGAGGTAGGTTGA
- the lptM gene encoding LPS translocon maturation chaperone LptM: MTTQFTKCLLAAFLSLGLGACGLTGPLYMPPPEQAAPAEQPAPAKPETESTPQATSSATAKPASEAAPQ, translated from the coding sequence ATGACTACCCAGTTCACCAAGTGCCTGTTGGCCGCATTTCTCTCCCTTGGGTTGGGCGCCTGTGGTCTGACGGGGCCGCTCTATATGCCGCCCCCCGAGCAAGCCGCTCCTGCCGAGCAGCCTGCCCCCGCCAAGCCCGAGACAGAGAGTACACCGCAAGCCACCTCGTCTGCGACCGCCAAACCGGCCTCCGAGGCCGCGCCGCAATAA
- a CDS encoding uroporphyrinogen-III synthase: MIPLVVRPTEQADELAQLLRQQGHQPLCCPLLETRPGSELSRLSDMLPAADIVIAVSMHAIHFAHHFLLQTGLTWPHIEYFAVGQASADAFADVGIQAQCPHDPRSEGLLLLPSLQGVAGKRVLILRGNGGRDLIATTLASRGALVHYCATYERHYPELDGDALTRHWQRAGLDSLLITSGELLQRLLALVPSQHQPWLYDRLLVVPSPRVAEQAEAAGFTRIVIAQGASNQALVAALELRKME, translated from the coding sequence ATGATCCCGCTGGTGGTACGCCCCACCGAGCAGGCCGACGAGTTGGCGCAACTCTTGCGCCAGCAAGGCCACCAGCCCCTCTGCTGTCCCTTGCTGGAAACCCGGCCGGGGAGCGAGCTATCCCGTCTCAGTGACATGCTGCCTGCGGCGGACATCGTCATCGCCGTCAGCATGCATGCAATTCATTTTGCTCATCATTTTCTGTTGCAAACTGGTCTGACCTGGCCACATATTGAGTACTTTGCGGTCGGCCAGGCCAGCGCGGATGCCTTCGCCGATGTGGGCATCCAGGCCCAGTGCCCGCACGATCCCCGCAGCGAAGGCTTGCTGCTGTTGCCAAGCCTGCAGGGGGTGGCCGGCAAGCGCGTGCTGATCCTGCGCGGCAACGGCGGGCGGGATCTCATCGCCACTACACTGGCCTCACGCGGCGCACTGGTGCACTATTGTGCCACTTATGAGCGCCACTACCCCGAACTCGACGGGGACGCATTGACCCGCCATTGGCAGCGTGCCGGCCTCGACAGCCTGCTCATCACCAGTGGTGAACTGTTGCAGCGACTGTTGGCACTGGTGCCAAGCCAGCATCAGCCCTGGCTCTATGATCGTCTGCTGGTGGTACCCAGCCCGCGCGTGGCCGAACAGGCCGAGGCGGCTGGCTTTACCCGTATCGTGATTGCCCAAGGTGCATCCAACCAGGCTCTGGTGGCCGCCCTGGAACTGAGGAAGATGGAATGA
- the lysA gene encoding diaminopimelate decarboxylase yields the protein MDHFNYDADGQLQAEQLPLQQLAEQYGTPLYVYSRATLERHWHAFDQAAGDIPHLICYAVKANSNLALLNLLARLGSGFDIVSGGELSRVLAAGGDPAKVVFSGVAKSEAEMRLALEKEILCFNLESEAELERLNRVAGSMGKIARVSVRVNPDIDAGTHPYISTGLKQNKFGIPIEQAPAIYRKAAAMAHIEIKGVDCHIGSQLTELTPFMEAADKLLRLIDELAAEGIHIHHLDVGGGLGVNYGAEQPPHPSEYAEALKRKLAGRDLTLLFEPGRAIVANAGVLLTKVEFLKPGETRNFALIDAGMNDLLRPSLYGAWMNIIEVDSRATHEKALYDVVGPVCETGDFLGKERTLAIGEGSLLAVRSAGAYGFTMASNYNTRPRAAEVLVDGDKAFLIREREQLADLWRGEHLLP from the coding sequence TTGGATCACTTTAACTACGACGCCGACGGCCAGTTGCAGGCCGAGCAGCTGCCCCTGCAACAACTTGCCGAGCAGTATGGTACCCCGCTCTACGTCTACTCCCGTGCCACCCTGGAGCGCCACTGGCACGCCTTCGATCAGGCGGCGGGCGACATCCCCCATCTCATCTGCTACGCGGTCAAGGCCAACTCCAACCTGGCGCTGTTGAACCTGCTGGCCCGTCTGGGATCCGGGTTTGACATCGTCTCCGGCGGGGAACTCTCCCGGGTGCTGGCGGCGGGCGGTGATCCGGCCAAGGTGGTCTTCTCCGGCGTAGCCAAGAGCGAGGCCGAGATGCGCCTCGCCCTGGAAAAAGAGATCCTCTGCTTCAACCTGGAGTCCGAAGCCGAACTGGAGCGTCTGAACCGGGTGGCGGGTTCCATGGGCAAGATCGCCAGGGTGTCGGTTCGGGTCAACCCGGACATCGACGCGGGCACGCATCCCTATATCTCCACCGGCCTCAAGCAGAACAAGTTCGGCATCCCCATCGAGCAGGCTCCCGCCATCTACCGCAAGGCGGCGGCCATGGCCCACATCGAGATCAAGGGGGTGGATTGCCACATCGGCTCCCAGCTGACTGAACTCACGCCCTTTATGGAGGCGGCGGACAAGCTGCTGCGGCTCATCGACGAGCTGGCGGCGGAAGGCATCCACATACATCATCTGGACGTGGGCGGTGGTCTTGGGGTCAACTACGGCGCCGAGCAGCCCCCTCATCCGAGCGAGTATGCCGAAGCCCTCAAGCGCAAGCTGGCGGGCCGGGATCTGACCCTGCTGTTCGAACCGGGCCGGGCCATCGTCGCCAACGCCGGAGTGCTGCTGACCAAGGTGGAGTTCCTGAAGCCGGGCGAGACCCGCAACTTCGCCCTGATCGACGCCGGCATGAACGATCTGCTGCGCCCCTCCCTCTATGGCGCCTGGATGAACATCATCGAGGTGGACAGCCGCGCGACCCACGAGAAGGCGCTGTACGACGTGGTGGGCCCGGTGTGCGAGACCGGCGACTTCCTCGGCAAGGAGCGTACCCTGGCGATCGGTGAAGGCTCGCTGCTGGCGGTACGCTCCGCCGGTGCCTACGGCTTCACCATGGCGTCCAACTACAACACCCGTCCCCGTGCGGCCGAGGTACTGGTGGATGGGGACAAGGCGTTCCTCATCCGGGAGCGGGAACAGCTGGCCGATCTCTGGCGCGGTGAGCACCTGCTGCCCTGA
- a CDS encoding alpha/beta hydrolase, with the protein MIDLHPDGARHAVIWLHGLGDSGAGLAPLVDALDLPATLPVRHLLPDAPERPITINMGYKMRGWYDIKSFEDPADRAVESHVRESAARIQGLLDQLIAEGFAPERIVLAGFSQGGVIASFTALRCPQPLAGLLCMSTYLAAPDALMGEMSEAAQRLPICYMHGIYDDVVALSMGWEAKNRLEAAGLAPEWHEYPMRHEICRPQLADIRHWLLARLDG; encoded by the coding sequence ATGATAGACCTGCACCCCGACGGCGCCCGTCATGCGGTGATCTGGCTGCACGGGCTGGGAGACTCAGGTGCGGGTCTGGCGCCCCTGGTGGACGCCCTAGACCTGCCCGCCACCCTGCCGGTGCGCCACCTGCTGCCGGATGCCCCCGAACGGCCCATCACCATCAACATGGGCTACAAGATGCGCGGCTGGTACGACATCAAGAGCTTCGAGGATCCGGCGGATCGCGCCGTGGAGTCCCATGTCCGCGAATCCGCCGCCCGCATCCAGGGCTTGCTGGATCAGCTGATTGCCGAGGGCTTCGCCCCCGAGCGCATCGTGCTGGCCGGTTTCTCCCAGGGGGGCGTCATCGCCTCCTTCACGGCCTTGCGCTGCCCGCAGCCCCTGGCGGGCCTGCTCTGCATGTCCACCTATCTGGCGGCGCCCGATGCCCTGATGGGGGAAATGAGCGAGGCGGCCCAGCGTCTGCCCATCTGCTACATGCACGGCATCTATGACGACGTGGTGGCGCTCTCCATGGGCTGGGAGGCGAAGAACCGGCTGGAAGCGGCGGGCCTCGCCCCCGAGTGGCACGAGTACCCCATGCGCCACGAGATCTGCCGTCCCCAGCTCGCCGACATCCGTCACTGGCTGCTGGCACGCCTCGACGGCTGA
- a CDS encoding uroporphyrinogen-III C-methyltransferase: MTEQQESEVKSHPSTAAPVASDVPGKKQGRSGVLLGGVAILLALGLTGGLYLHGQQTAAAQQAELGALKQQLAEAMGKLDQSSSKDADQLAAFGKSQQQLQDALDALQHKVLDLDDKRPNDWMLAESEYLVRMAGRKLWLEHDLISAITLLGNADERIKALNDPSLMPIRKALAEDIAKLKGMPRVDREGLTLKLAALSDQIELLPLSTVSMPEAKAEADQAVSTNPDEWESNLKKNWVKFTENFITIRRRDGAVEALLSPQQEIFLRENLKTKLLQAQLAVYREQQALYTDSLDKAERWLTQYFDVDNSATQYMQSELDKLKGEQIQFDYPDQFKTQAMLEQVLTERLQRILAGN, translated from the coding sequence ATGACTGAACAACAAGAATCCGAGGTCAAATCCCACCCAAGCACTGCGGCCCCCGTGGCCAGCGATGTGCCCGGCAAGAAACAGGGTCGCTCCGGCGTACTCCTCGGCGGTGTCGCCATTTTGCTGGCCCTGGGGCTGACCGGCGGCCTCTATCTGCACGGACAACAGACTGCCGCCGCCCAGCAGGCCGAACTCGGTGCCCTCAAACAGCAACTGGCCGAGGCCATGGGCAAGCTGGACCAGAGCAGCAGCAAGGATGCCGATCAGCTGGCAGCCTTCGGCAAGAGTCAGCAACAACTGCAAGATGCCCTGGACGCCCTGCAGCACAAGGTGCTGGATCTGGATGACAAGCGTCCCAACGACTGGATGCTGGCCGAATCCGAATACCTGGTGCGGATGGCGGGTCGCAAACTGTGGCTCGAACATGATCTCATCTCTGCCATCACATTGCTCGGCAATGCCGACGAGCGGATCAAGGCCCTCAACGATCCCAGCCTGATGCCCATCCGCAAGGCGCTGGCGGAAGATATCGCCAAGCTCAAAGGGATGCCGCGGGTCGATCGCGAGGGGCTGACCCTGAAGCTGGCCGCGCTCTCCGATCAAATCGAGCTGCTGCCCCTCTCCACCGTCAGCATGCCGGAAGCCAAGGCCGAGGCGGATCAGGCCGTCAGCACCAACCCGGACGAGTGGGAGAGCAACCTCAAAAAGAACTGGGTCAAGTTCACCGAAAACTTCATCACCATCCGTCGCCGGGATGGCGCCGTGGAGGCCCTGCTCTCCCCCCAGCAGGAGATCTTCCTGCGTGAGAACCTCAAGACCAAGCTGCTGCAGGCCCAGCTCGCCGTCTATCGCGAGCAGCAGGCGCTCTACACCGACAGCCTGGACAAGGCCGAGCGCTGGCTGACCCAGTATTTCGACGTCGACAACAGCGCCACCCAGTACATGCAATCCGAGCTCGACAAGCTCAAGGGGGAGCAGATCCAGTTCGACTATCCGGATCAGTTCAAGACCCAGGCCATGCTGGAGCAGGTGCTGACCGAGCGCCTGCAACGCATCCTGGCCGGCAACTGA